The region TCAGGGTTTTGGGATGATTGAGCTTGTAAGTCAGTAGGTCTCCGGAAATATCTTTTTTGCCTCTTCTATTATTCTGTAGCTGTTTTTTCCATATCTCCTTGAGAAATGAAAAACTACAAGCTTTTTGACCTCTGCTTCCTTTGCTATCTTACCTGTCTGGTCAGCTGTTAGATGGAAAACCTTTGAGGCCTGTTCTTTGTCTTCAGGTAGAAAAACAGCTTCACAGTAAAGAATATCAGAGTTTTTCACAAGCTGGACTATCTTTTTCCTGTTTTCTTCAGAGTATATAACATCTGTTACATAGGATATCTTGTATCCTGGGAGTGTGTAGCTGAACTGATCCTTAAGGTACTCATAACTGTATTCTTTTCCAGCTATCTGGAAATTTTTTCCCCTGTTTTTTTCATCCTCTAAAAATCTCTTAAAATCACCTATCTCCTTTCCTTTTAAAGGCAGTTCCTTGATCTTTTCTTTTTTCAGGTATAGTTTTTCTTTGTACTCAAAGGAATAACCGAGAACATTTATCTTGTGATCCAGAACGGCAAATCTAACTCTGTAGTTCTGATCTTCGTAAATGATATCATTCTCAGCCTTCTCCTCTTTTATAAAATCCTTTGCAAACTTTTTCTTTATATCATAGCTATAGTACTCAAACCTTCCCTCATTCCACTGTTTAAGATTGAAAACAAGCTGGGGCTCATACTCAACGAGATTCCATGTGTACCCCTG is a window of Persephonella marina EX-H1 DNA encoding:
- a CDS encoding ribonuclease Z, with amino-acid sequence MAKPRIKHYLINERTDDPGIVIEIESLGEYILFDVGNIRRLDRHLLRKITKVFITHTHMDHFIGFDHLLRNKLGKPHTVDIFGISPIADNLYCKLQGYTWNLVEYEPQLVFNLKQWNEGRFEYYSYDIKKKFAKDFIKEEKAENDIIYEDQNYRVRFAVLDHKINVLGYSFEYKEKLYLKKEKIKELPLKGKEIGDFKRFLEDEKNRGKNFQIAGKEYSYEYLKDQFSYTLPGYKISYVTDVIYSEENRKKIVQLVKNSDILYCEAVFLPEDKEQASKVFHLTADQTGKIAKEAEVKKLVVFHFSRRYGKNSYRIIEEAKKIFPETY